One genomic window of Paenibacillus xylanilyticus includes the following:
- the cysW gene encoding sulfate ABC transporter permease subunit CysW, translating into MAGSVPVTPAPQVRTGPGPNRATTEAPWVKWLLIGLASLVLLWLLILPLIIVMMEALKQGWGVYIAALTEPDAMSALKLTLLVAAITVPLNTIFGVAAAWVITKFQFKGKGIMITLIDLPFSISPVVGGLIFVLVFGSNGWFGPWLAEHDIKIIFALPGIIIATLFITFPFVARELIPLMEDQGTREEEAAVTLGASGWRIFWNVTLPNIKWGLLYGIILCNARAMGEFGAVSVVSGHIRGETNTLPLHVEILYNEYQFSASFAVASLLLILALATLLLKSWLGHRTVSEK; encoded by the coding sequence ATGGCGGGTTCCGTTCCAGTAACGCCTGCTCCCCAAGTGCGAACCGGTCCGGGGCCAAACCGTGCAACGACGGAAGCTCCATGGGTCAAATGGCTGTTGATCGGACTGGCAAGTCTGGTACTGCTTTGGCTGCTTATTTTGCCACTAATCATTGTAATGATGGAAGCACTGAAGCAAGGGTGGGGTGTCTATATTGCAGCTCTTACCGAACCGGATGCCATGTCTGCCCTGAAGCTGACACTGCTGGTAGCGGCGATTACCGTACCGCTGAATACGATATTTGGTGTAGCTGCAGCCTGGGTCATCACCAAGTTCCAGTTCAAGGGAAAGGGAATCATGATCACGTTAATTGATCTTCCCTTCTCCATCTCGCCAGTGGTGGGCGGGTTGATCTTTGTACTGGTATTTGGCTCCAATGGCTGGTTTGGTCCGTGGCTGGCAGAGCATGATATCAAAATTATTTTTGCCTTGCCTGGTATCATCATCGCAACGCTGTTTATTACCTTTCCTTTTGTGGCACGAGAACTCATTCCATTAATGGAGGATCAGGGTACGAGGGAAGAGGAGGCAGCAGTTACGCTCGGCGCTTCGGGATGGCGCATCTTCTGGAATGTCACGCTGCCCAACATCAAGTGGGGGCTGCTGTACGGCATCATTCTGTGTAATGCCCGTGCGATGGGCGAGTTCGGAGCTGTATCGGTGGTGTCGGGACATATTCGCGGAGAGACGAATACACTGCCGCTGCATGTCGAGATTTTATACAACGAGTACCAGTTCTCGGCATCGTTCGCTGTCGCTTCCTTA